The nucleotide sequence TCGATACGGAGATCGATGAGCCGAATCGGTTCGTAGTGCATGGCCGGGTGGCCTGCCCCAATTTTCTGTACCAGGCGTTATGAAAGATCGGACTGGGAAACAGGTAACGATTCAATGGGATCGCTGTGCCGCTGGAACGCAGGGAGCGCAGCGACTGAAGTGGAAGCGGCACAGCGACGCGCGAACTCGGCCGGGGTCAGGTAGCCCAGACTGCTGTGCGGGCGTCGCTCGTTGAAATCTTCTCGCCCACGCCCGAGCCTTGATCCTGGCGTCCTCCTCGTTCAGCAGATCGGTCTGGTGCAGGTACTCGTCGCGAAGGCGGCTGTTGAAACTTTCGCACAAGCCGTTTTGCCAGGGCGAGCCGGGTTCGATGTAGAGCACTTCCACACCGATCAGGAGCAGCCAGGTCTTGATCGCGCACCAACTTCAAAATTCGTTTGGTGAGACGAGCGTCTTCGTCCTTCGGCTTCCCCTCAAACCGCTGGCTCGATCGGGGCTGATCAAGCACGCGACAGGCCCGCCGCTCGGAGACCGAATAGTTCTCCTGAAGCTGCTTGACCGCATCGCGGCGTGACTGAGGGGTGGTCAGTTTCCCTTGGCGATCTCCTTCAGCATCGAGATGTCGAGCGCCTGGTCGGCGATAATCCGCTTCAGCCGGTTGTTCTCTTCTTCGAGCGACTTGAGGCGTTTCGCCTCTTCGCTCTTCATGCCGCCGTACTGCGTTCGCCAGCGGCTGAGCGTCGCCTCGCTCACCTCCAACGCCTGCAACACTTCGCCGACGCTCTTGCCCGCCGCCAACATGGCGTCCGCGTCCCGCAACTTCTTGATGATCTGCTCGGCCGAATGCCGACGTCGCTTCTTGCTCATGAAAAATCCTTCGCCAGAATTTTGGCTCTGGATCTTTCATAACGAATGGATCAGGATTTGGGGAGCACTCCAACAGGAACAATCGCTGCCGGTTCTGCAAGAATTCAAAACGTGGCTCGCCGAGCAGCGCGAGAAGGTGTTGCCGAAAAGCCCGATCGGCCAAGCGGCCGCCTACACGTTCAATCAATGGAACGCCTTGCAGCGTTACTGCGATTCAGGCGAACTAAAAATCGACAACAACGCCGCCGAGCGGATCATGCGTCCGGTGGCGATCGGCAGAAAGAACTGGCTGTTCGTCGCCAGCCGAACCGGCGGCGAGCGGGCCGCGGTCTTGATGAGCGTCGTGCAAAGTTGCAAACGGAATCATGTCGAACCGTGGGCCTACCTGCGCGACGCCTTCGCGCGTCTGCCCAAACTGGGCGACGCCCCGACCAGCGAAAACCTCGACCAGTTTCTGCCCCACCGTTGGCTAAAAGCCAACCCGAACCACGCCTGGCACATTCAACAACTGCGTCAGCAAAACCCCTAAGCCCCGGCCCGATGAGCCAAGTCAAACCCGCCACAACGTGCGGTTGGCCGGACGGGTACCTTGTGGAGCCATCTTCCTCGGCCATCGCGCCAGACGATCAAGAATCATCTTGCTGCCTTGCTGCGCCAGCATGCAACTCGCATCAAAAATGGAAAGTAAGCCCACGATGAGCGATAAAATCGAATCCCGACATCGTCAACGCAAGGCGATTCTCTACGTGCGGCAATCGTCCAGCTTTCAGGTACAGCACAATGAAGAGAGCCGCAAGCTTCAGTATGCCATGCAGCAGCGATTATATGAATTGGGCTGGGAGCAGGTCGAGGTCATCGACGAAGACCTGGGACGCAGCGCCGCTGGTGGCGTGGTCCGCAGTGGTTTTGAACGAATGGTCGCAGACGTGTGCTTGGGCAATGTCGGAGCCGTGGCAGCGCGAGAAGTGTCGCGATTTGCCCGGAACAGTCGCAAATGGCAGAAGTTGGTTGAGTTCTGTCGCGTCGTCGATACGCTATTAATTGATCAAGAGACCGTTTACGCGCCGAGACAAAGCAACGACTGCCTGCTCTTCGGCTTCAAAGGGAGCTTGAACGAATACGAACTCGATCTGTTGCGTCAGCGGTCGGTTGAAGCTCGCTATGAAAAGGCAAAACGTGGTGAGTTGATCGTATCGGCTCCAGTGGGTTACTTAAAGACGGGAACGGTACGGGCCGGTGGCGTGCGATTGGAAAAAGATCCCAACGCCCGAGTCCGTGAAGCGATCGAACTGGTATTTTCCAAATGTTTCGAGCTAGGCAGTGTGCGGCAGGCTTTGATGTGGTGGATCGAGCAAGGCTTACAGTTCCCAGTACGCAATGATCAGGGAGAGTTGGCCTGGAAACGTCCGACTTATTCGATGTTTTATCACCTGGTGACTCATCCGGCATACGGCGGGGCGTATGCCTACGGTCGCACGAATCACAAGCCTCACTATCGAGACGGTAGCTTGTCGCGCAAGTCGCGGCGAAAACCGCTAGATGAGTGGATCGCTTTGATTCCCGATCATCACGAAGGTTATCTTGCCTGGGATGACTTTCAACGCCTGCAAGAGATCATCAAATCGAACAACCTGCACCAAGGGAAAGGGGCTGCCCGTGGCGGATCGGCACTCCTGGCTGGCTTGCTGCATCGTCGTTGCTGTGCCCGTAAACTCGTGGTCACCTACACGGGAACCTATCACGACGCGCCGCGTTATTGCTGTTACCGTGGCCACTTGGATAATGGGGAGAAGAAATGCATTTCACTTGGCGGCGTGCCCGTGGATCGCGCCGTATTACAACAGATTTGCCATGTCCTGGCACCTGCCGCAATTGAGGCTTCCGTGCTCGCCCATCAACAACAGTCCGAACAACGTGACGAAGTGCTGCGTGCCCTAGAACGTGACCTGGAGTCAGCACGCTACGAAGCCACACGGGCTCAACGTCAATTTGATGCGGTTGATCCTGACAATCGCTTGGTTGCCGAAGAATTAGAACGGCGTTGGAACGCGGCGCTTACTCGGATAGGCGATATCGCAATTCGCATCCGCCAGCATCATCAACAACACTAAGCAAGCGAAGAGGTAAACGCCGACGAATTCGCTCAGCTGACTGCCGATATCGACACCGTTTGGAACAATCCCGAGGCTGATATCCGCGTGAAAAAACGTATCCTACGTACGTTAATCGAGGACATAATCGTCGACATCGATACGGACTCTCACGAAGTCGTGCTGACGATCCACTGGGTCGGAGGAATCCATACCGAGTTACGAGTGCCCCGCCGTCGTCGCGGAAAGGCTGCCGCTTCAGCCAGCAACTCCTTCAGTCGCTGGTTCTCTACTTGCAGCTCACGCAGCCGCTTCGCTTCGTCCGACTTCATCCCGCCGAACTGCTTCTTCCACCGCATCCAGGTCGCCTCGCTGATCGCGAGGGCCTGATACACTTCGGCCGAAGACTTACCGGCCGCCAGCATGGCTTCGCCCTCTTGCAGGGCCTTCACGATCTGCTCAGGACTACGTCGTTTACGCATCTTGTTCATCAGAGTCTCCTTGGCCTGAATTGGCCTCTAGACTCTCATAACACATGGACCAGTTTTTGGGGAGCACGCCACGCCCTGATGCTGGTCGCGGCCCGGTTACGACACATCGCCGGCACAATGTGAGGCACGCGGCGTTACATGGATATGGACCGGCTCGACGAACCAGAGGAGGCAGGAGAAGATTTAAAGTGAAAATCTTTTTTGCCGCGCGCGGCAAAAAAGATTCCAGAGCCAGGCTGGAAATCGAATGTGCGCAACTTGACGGACGGTACCCACTTCTCACGCTAAGCCGGATTCAGCGAAGCAAAAATGGCGTTGAAACGATCGTGCGAAGGGATGCCGGAACTCAAATCGAGAGACTTTCCCCGCCACTCCTTCTTCATCTCGGCCCAGTCAGCAATGGCCACGAAATCATCCGCACCACTCATCACCGCACACAGCGCGATAGTCACGATGTTGGTTAACGGATAAATCACGTTGCGAGTCCGCGGATCGGTCAAATCGGCAAAGTACTCTTGCAGAGAAATGGGCGAAAGTGACGACATGAGAAAGGCGTCTGAGAACACCCGATCAGGCCGCAACGACCTCCGTCACAAAAACGCCTGACTGCCATTGCCTCAGTATCGCAGATGACCCATCATAGCGTGATCGCTTACAGACTGAAGCAACTCGATTCACAATCATGTCAATGGTTTCAATGAAAGACAAATGGTGAGCCTAAGTTGCCCCACTATATCGCGGGCAGAAACTGCCGAATCGCTAAATCATCCACGCTCCTTATCTTCTCCGTTTTTTCTTTTCTCCGCTATTGTGCCCATTGAAAACGTTGTTTCTTCGGCCCGCCGTTTCGCATCAGTTCTGCGAGTGCTTCTTCGTACGGGATTGATTCTTTTACACCGTGGAAGATAACTTTGCCGAATTGGTCTTCGATAATGATCTCACCCCAGATTGTCGTGTGGTCTTTGTTGAAGTCGAGTTGATCGAACTGAGCTTGCGAAATTCCTATGGTGGCGTGCCCGATCGCTTTTGGTGGATATCGGAACGGACTCACCGGGCCTGCTGATCCTAAGATTGCGTGACGGGGAGACTTGAAGGTCATCACCATGAAATAGTTATGGTCCGGATCTCGCGGGTAATCGATAACCATTTTTCCCGCGCAGAGCCCGGGGGCGTCGAGGTCCCATTCGACCTTGACCTCGTCCATCATCTCAATAACGTAACCAGGAGCTGCGTAACGAGTATACGACTTGGGCTCCTGCCATACACAATAAGCGGCGAAGACAGATACGAGCGTGACCGCGACGACAAGTGCCCGGAGCGAAAAGCGTCGCGGTAACGAGATCATTATCGGGCGCTCCAAGGGGAATGAGAAGACTGGAGGATAGATAAAAATACTGTAGTAGACGGAGGTTGTTGTTGCCAGTGTCCTGTCCCGTTAATTTGCAGTAGTCGAGACTTCACCTGACACCACTGTTACCTTATGAGGAAACATCTTTGCGTGCAACGGAGTGTAGGTGAGCGCAGCGAACCGAAACGGAAGGGTACTGCAAGTTGAGGCCATTCGGTTTTAGGAAAGTGTCTTATGCTACGCCCTCCATCTTACTTTCTCAAAGTGTTGGTCCATCCGGCTTTTTCATGGGTACAAATTCAATCCTCCGCAGTGGAAGAAGATGGCCGTTTTGAAGTTTTCTCGGTTGCGGTAGCCTCCGACTCGGCGTTTGATGGCCATGATTTTGCTGTTGATGCCTTCCGCTACTGCGTTGGTAATTCCATGCGTGCAGTAGCTGACGACATTCGCCAGGCGTTCTTTGATCGTTCGAGCGACCTTCTTCATCGGCGCCAGCTTGGTGTGGATTACGCGGCGATACCAGTCTTTGAAATAAGTGGGCGCCGACGATGCATCGGCATGCTCCCACAGATCACGAAGCATTTCTTTGTAGGCCCACGCCTTGCCGGTTTCTAGCTGCAAGGTGAACGCCTGATCGAGTTGCGACTGCTGCTTTTCGGTGAGGTTCTCTTGGCTCTTTAGCCACACGTATTTTGTTTTTGCCAAACGATGATCGTCTGCTTGCTGCAGCTGGCGATGTTCGCCTTTGCGAACCTGATCGACCGCCTTAGTCGCTAACTGCATCACATGA is from Bremerella sp. JC817 and encodes:
- a CDS encoding recombinase family protein yields the protein MSDKIESRHRQRKAILYVRQSSSFQVQHNEESRKLQYAMQQRLYELGWEQVEVIDEDLGRSAAGGVVRSGFERMVADVCLGNVGAVAAREVSRFARNSRKWQKLVEFCRVVDTLLIDQETVYAPRQSNDCLLFGFKGSLNEYELDLLRQRSVEARYEKAKRGELIVSAPVGYLKTGTVRAGGVRLEKDPNARVREAIELVFSKCFELGSVRQALMWWIEQGLQFPVRNDQGELAWKRPTYSMFYHLVTHPAYGGAYAYGRTNHKPHYRDGSLSRKSRRKPLDEWIALIPDHHEGYLAWDDFQRLQEIIKSNNLHQGKGAARGGSALLAGLLHRRCCARKLVVTYTGTYHDAPRYCCYRGHLDNGEKKCISLGGVPVDRAVLQQICHVLAPAAIEASVLAHQQQSEQRDEVLRALERDLESARYEATRAQRQFDAVDPDNRLVAEELERRWNAALTRIGDIAIRIRQHHQQH
- a CDS encoding transposase, with amino-acid sequence MNKMRKRRSPEQIVKALQEGEAMLAAGKSSAEVYQALAISEATWMRWKKQFGGMKSDEAKRLRELQVENQRLKELLAEAAAFPRRRRGTRNSVWIPPTQWIVSTTS